One genomic region from Bacillus alveayuensis encodes:
- a CDS encoding hypothetical protein (product_source=Hypo-rule applied; cath_funfam=3.10.20.90; pfam=PF13751; superfamily=57184,58018) — NKFTFVWKKSTSKFEAMLKKKIQETLQYIQQITQEETGAIQKEIVEDPEMTEQKLEAIAAKIEEKVEGLTKEIETEQDPETRKEKRQKRSQWKKPLKLIRENFLPRLAKYKEQNETFGDRNSYSKTDKDATFMRMKEDPMKNGQLKPGYNVQMGTEGQFIVFYSIHQRPTDTRCMIPHLQKLASTSIPMPKTIIADAGYGSEENYVYALGDEKEPRFDFLIPYGTYEQEQTRKYKKDIRHVKNWTYLEQDDCFICPNGRKVLFKKYQTKKNSSGYEQSFKIYECEDCTNCPLKAKCTKAKGNRQVHWNTVFEEMKAKAKTALECEEKAAIYARRKVEVESVFGHIKGNRSFRRFSLRGLDKVHVEFGIVALAHNILKVAGIRQLLSGHSRNNTKASGEKRLVFLHLLHFRDLSDSPFIYRSKPYFKSNLM, encoded by the coding sequence CCAATAAGTTTACTTTCGTATGGAAAAAATCAACCTCGAAATTTGAAGCGATGTTAAAGAAGAAAATCCAAGAAACACTCCAATACATACAACAAATAACACAAGAAGAAACAGGAGCCATTCAAAAGGAAATCGTAGAAGATCCAGAAATGACGGAACAAAAATTAGAGGCCATCGCAGCGAAAATCGAAGAAAAGGTAGAAGGGTTAACGAAAGAGATTGAAACAGAACAAGACCCAGAGACGCGAAAGGAAAAGAGACAAAAACGTAGTCAATGGAAAAAGCCTTTAAAGTTGATTCGAGAAAACTTCTTACCTCGGTTAGCGAAATATAAGGAACAGAACGAAACATTCGGAGATCGGAATAGTTATTCTAAAACAGATAAAGATGCCACCTTTATGCGTATGAAAGAAGACCCAATGAAAAACGGCCAACTCAAGCCCGGTTATAACGTACAAATGGGGACAGAAGGCCAGTTTATTGTGTTTTACAGCATTCATCAGCGTCCTACAGACACGCGTTGTATGATTCCGCATTTGCAGAAACTGGCGTCAACCTCTATCCCGATGCCGAAAACCATTATTGCGGATGCAGGGTATGGAAGTGAAGAAAACTATGTGTACGCACTTGGTGACGAGAAGGAGCCTCGATTTGATTTTCTGATTCCTTATGGAACCTATGAACAAGAACAGACACGTAAATACAAAAAAGACATCCGACATGTGAAAAACTGGACCTATCTTGAACAGGATGATTGTTTTATCTGCCCGAATGGAAGAAAGGTTCTGTTTAAAAAATATCAAACGAAAAAGAATTCGTCTGGATATGAGCAAAGCTTTAAAATATACGAATGTGAAGACTGTACAAATTGCCCATTAAAAGCGAAATGTACGAAAGCGAAAGGAAATCGACAAGTTCACTGGAATACCGTCTTCGAAGAAATGAAAGCGAAGGCAAAAACAGCCCTTGAATGTGAAGAAAAAGCCGCGATCTATGCTCGACGCAAAGTCGAAGTAGAAAGTGTGTTCGGTCACATCAAGGGCAATCGGTCGTTCCGCAGATTTTCGTTACGTGGGCTCGACAAAGTACATGTCGAGTTCGGCATAGTGGCATTAGCCCACAACATCCTGAAAGTAGCAGGGATCCGCCAGCTACTTTCAGGTCATAGCCGAAATAATACAAAAGCAAGTGGAGAAAAACGACTCGTTTTTCTCCACTTGCTTCATTTTAGGGACTTATCAGACAGCCCCTTTATTTATCGGAGTAAACCTTATTTCAAATCGAACCTAATGTGA
- a CDS encoding S-adenosylmethionine/arginine decarboxylase-like enzyme (product_source=COG1586; cath_funfam=3.60.90.10; cog=COG1586; pfam=PF02675; superfamily=56276), protein MESKGRHFIIDAFECQSDILNNAEELKKLLLSTIDHLGMEVLSTYFHSFSPQGVTGVICISTSH, encoded by the coding sequence ATGGAGTCGAAAGGCAGACATTTTATTATTGATGCATTTGAATGTCAGTCCGATATTCTAAATAATGCAGAAGAGTTAAAAAAATTACTATTGTCAACCATCGATCATTTGGGAATGGAGGTTTTATCAACATATTTCCATTCTTTTTCACCTCAAGGAGTAACTGGAGTAATATGCATTTCTACTTCACATTAG